In bacterium, a single window of DNA contains:
- a CDS encoding V-type ATP synthase subunit B, whose protein sequence is MDLATKRYTSINYISGPLLFVEGARDLAYGAIVEIHVQDGSVRGGQVIEVSERNAVIQVFEETRGMDLAKTSLSLREDVARIGVSREMIGRRFNGLGDPIDGLPPIIPEKRLPILGAPINPVAREKPAEFIQTGISTIDVMNTLVRGQKLPIFSGAGLPANEIAAQIARQSKVLGEAEQFSVVFGAMGITQREAAFFIHEFESTGALARSVVFMNLADDPTIERLMTPRTALTVAEYLAYELDMQVLVILTDMTNYAEALREIGSAREEIPGRRGYPGYMYTDFASIYERAGRIKGKKGTITQFPILTMPDDDITHPIADLTGYITEGQLVLNRPLHRQGIYPPINPLPSLSRLMNNGIGKGRTREDHRQVADQLYSAYAQGLDLRRLVAIIGEEALTENDRLYLKFADAFEKEFINQGNADRSLQDSLTLGWKLLSVFPKSALTRISRDHVDKYYYGEQVEKIFRPGEAP, encoded by the coding sequence ATGGACCTGGCCACCAAGCGCTACACCAGCATCAACTACATCTCGGGGCCCCTGCTGTTCGTGGAGGGGGCACGCGACCTCGCGTACGGCGCGATCGTCGAGATCCACGTGCAGGACGGCAGCGTGCGCGGCGGACAGGTCATCGAGGTCTCCGAGCGCAACGCGGTCATCCAGGTCTTCGAAGAGACCCGCGGGATGGACCTCGCCAAGACCTCGTTGAGCCTGCGCGAAGACGTCGCGCGCATCGGCGTCAGCCGCGAGATGATCGGCCGGCGCTTCAACGGCCTCGGCGATCCGATCGACGGTCTGCCGCCGATCATCCCCGAAAAGCGGCTGCCGATCCTCGGCGCACCGATCAACCCGGTGGCGCGGGAGAAGCCGGCCGAGTTCATCCAGACCGGCATTTCGACGATCGACGTGATGAACACGCTCGTCCGCGGCCAGAAGCTGCCGATTTTCTCGGGCGCCGGCCTGCCGGCCAACGAGATCGCGGCGCAGATTGCCCGCCAGTCGAAGGTCCTCGGCGAGGCCGAGCAGTTCTCCGTCGTGTTCGGCGCGATGGGGATCACGCAGCGGGAGGCCGCGTTCTTCATCCACGAGTTCGAATCGACGGGCGCGCTGGCCCGCAGCGTCGTGTTCATGAACCTCGCCGACGACCCGACGATCGAACGCCTCATGACGCCGCGCACCGCGCTCACCGTGGCCGAGTATCTCGCGTACGAGCTGGACATGCAGGTGCTCGTGATCCTCACCGACATGACGAACTATGCGGAGGCCCTTCGCGAAATCGGCTCGGCGCGCGAAGAAATCCCCGGCCGCCGTGGATATCCGGGGTACATGTACACCGATTTCGCGAGCATCTACGAGCGCGCCGGCCGCATCAAGGGCAAGAAGGGCACCATCACACAGTTCCCGATCCTGACGATGCCGGATGACGATATCACGCATCCGATCGCGGACCTCACGGGCTACATCACCGAGGGCCAGCTCGTGCTCAACCGGCCCCTGCACCGGCAGGGCATCTACCCGCCGATCAATCCGCTCCCGAGCCTGTCGCGCCTGATGAACAACGGCATCGGCAAGGGGCGCACGCGCGAGGATCACCGGCAGGTGGCCGACCAGCTCTACTCGGCGTACGCGCAGGGCCTCGACCTCCGCCGTCTTGTCGCCATCATCGGCGAGGAGGCCCTCACGGAGAACGACCGGCTCTACCTCAAGTTCGCGGATGCCTTCGAGAAGGAATTCATCAACCAGGGCAACGCCGACCGCTCGCTTCAGGACTCGCTGACCCTCGGCTGGAAGCTGCTGTCGGTGTTCCCCAAGAGCGCGCTGACCCGGATCAGCCGGGACCACGTGGACAAGTACTACTACGGCGAGCAGGTGGAGAAGATCTTCCGGCCCGGCGAAGCGCCGTAG
- a CDS encoding V-type ATP synthase subunit F, translating to MYKVAVITDAETATGFRLAGVEVREAGTPAQALELIRDYAAAGYGLVAVNEDLLRGTDEARSRLLRGRDLPLVVPLPPARAHLESGEAYISRLVKEHIGFAVKLR from the coding sequence ATGTATAAGGTGGCGGTGATCACCGACGCGGAGACCGCCACCGGATTCCGGCTGGCCGGCGTGGAGGTCCGCGAGGCCGGCACGCCCGCGCAGGCGCTCGAGCTGATCCGGGACTACGCGGCGGCCGGGTACGGCCTGGTGGCCGTCAACGAAGATCTCCTCCGGGGGACCGACGAGGCGCGCAGCCGGCTGCTGCGGGGCCGCGACCTGCCGCTCGTCGTCCCGCTGCCCCCGGCGCGCGCGCACCTCGAGTCGGGCGAGGCCTACATTTCCAGGTTGGTGAAGGAGCACATCGGATTCGCGGTCAAGTTGCGCTGA
- a CDS encoding V-type ATP synthase subunit A, which yields MTAPTGKITRISGPAVIAQGLAGARMYDIVRVGKEKLIGEIIRLDHDTAFVQVYEDTSGLYVGEPIESTEAPLALELGPGMLSSIYDGIQRPLDKIRDAQGDFISRGVIVDSLDRTKKWAFRPSVKAGDNVGPGDVIGEVQEYSYAHRIMVPPDAPAGEIAEIKNGEFTVTDVVARLANGTELRMMQTWPVRVPRPAARKLDPTELFITGQRILDVLFPVAMGGTASVPGPFGSGKTVVQQTLSKWSNADIIVYVGCGERGNEMTDVLTEFPELEDPRNGRPLMERTILVANTSNMPVAAREASIYTGVTMAEYFRDMGYRVALMADSTSRWAEALREISSRLEEMPAEEGYPPYLASRLSAFYERAGRAVVLGKDERVGAVTVVGAVSPPGGDLSEPVTQSTLRIVGTFWSLDAQLAYRRHFPAINWNRSYSLYEALLAPWYAKEVAEDFAEQRTWLSTILAREAGLQEVVQLVGPDALQDAERMVIEAGRMIREFYLQQSAFSDVDASCSLEKAFGMIRGIRAFYEASLEGLQRGMTIDEVLNLPQNEQIARFKEVPNEKFPDTLRQFLEGVHQTFAQAQGAAAPAGGAVGDGAGRRS from the coding sequence ATGACGGCACCAACCGGCAAGATCACACGAATCTCAGGTCCGGCGGTCATCGCGCAGGGCCTGGCCGGCGCGCGGATGTACGATATCGTGCGCGTCGGCAAAGAAAAATTGATCGGCGAGATCATCCGGCTCGACCACGACACGGCGTTCGTCCAGGTCTACGAGGACACCTCGGGACTCTACGTCGGCGAGCCGATCGAGTCGACGGAAGCCCCGCTCGCGCTCGAGCTCGGACCGGGGATGCTGAGCAGCATCTACGACGGCATCCAGCGGCCGCTCGACAAGATCCGCGACGCCCAGGGCGACTTCATCTCGCGCGGCGTCATCGTCGACTCCCTCGACCGGACTAAGAAGTGGGCCTTCCGGCCGAGCGTCAAGGCCGGCGACAACGTGGGTCCGGGCGACGTGATCGGGGAGGTCCAGGAATACTCCTACGCCCACCGGATCATGGTGCCGCCGGACGCGCCGGCCGGCGAGATCGCCGAGATCAAGAACGGGGAGTTCACGGTCACCGATGTCGTCGCGCGCCTGGCGAACGGTACGGAGCTGCGGATGATGCAGACGTGGCCGGTGCGCGTGCCGCGGCCGGCCGCGCGCAAGCTGGATCCGACGGAGTTGTTTATCACCGGCCAGCGCATCCTCGACGTGCTCTTCCCGGTGGCGATGGGCGGCACCGCTTCGGTCCCGGGCCCGTTCGGGAGCGGCAAGACGGTGGTGCAGCAGACGCTCTCCAAGTGGTCCAATGCCGATATCATCGTCTACGTGGGCTGCGGCGAGCGCGGCAACGAGATGACGGACGTGCTGACCGAGTTCCCCGAGCTCGAGGACCCGCGCAACGGCCGTCCCTTGATGGAGCGCACGATTCTCGTGGCCAACACGTCCAACATGCCGGTCGCCGCGCGCGAGGCCAGCATCTACACCGGGGTCACGATGGCCGAGTACTTCCGCGACATGGGCTACCGCGTCGCGCTGATGGCCGACAGCACGAGCCGGTGGGCCGAGGCACTGCGCGAGATTTCTTCGCGCCTGGAGGAGATGCCGGCCGAGGAAGGTTACCCGCCGTACCTGGCCAGCCGCCTCTCCGCGTTCTACGAGCGGGCCGGCCGCGCCGTCGTCCTCGGCAAGGACGAACGCGTGGGCGCCGTCACCGTGGTCGGCGCCGTCTCGCCGCCCGGCGGCGACCTGTCCGAGCCCGTCACGCAGAGCACGCTCCGCATCGTCGGCACTTTCTGGTCGCTCGACGCGCAGCTCGCCTACCGCCGGCACTTTCCGGCGATCAACTGGAACCGCTCGTACAGCCTGTACGAAGCATTGCTCGCGCCGTGGTATGCGAAGGAGGTCGCGGAGGACTTCGCCGAACAGCGGACGTGGCTCAGCACGATCCTCGCGCGTGAAGCCGGCCTGCAGGAGGTTGTGCAGCTGGTCGGGCCGGACGCGCTGCAGGACGCCGAGCGTATGGTGATCGAGGCCGGCCGCATGATCCGCGAGTTCTACCTGCAGCAGAGCGCGTTTAGCGACGTGGACGCGTCCTGCTCGCTCGAGAAGGCGTTCGGGATGATTCGGGGAATCCGGGCGTTCTACGAGGCATCGCTCGAAGGCCTCCAACGGGGCATGACGATCGACGAGGTCCTCAACCTGCCACAGAACGAGCAGATCGCGCGCTTCAAGGAAGTGCCGAACGAGAAGTTCCCCGACACGCTCAGGCAGTTTCTCGAGGGCGTCCACCAGACGTTCGCACAGGCCCAGGGCGCCGCGGCCCCCGCGGGCGGGGCAGTCGGGGACGGGGCAGGACGGAGGAGCTGA
- a CDS encoding V-type ATPase subunit, with translation MGDFSYINARVKVMKSQLLPPSRIEELLAAPDVGAIIQGLGDTPYNVELQEALSRFTGVRAVDEALSQNFYHASRRILSFADGAERRQIEVVLLRYDLQNIRAIVRGRHTGKSDDEILATLYPGGSLSEVRLRELLQQPDLRAIADTLQTWMHPLGRALREGVDAAQRSGSLLDIELALDRAYAQYGYRVADGEGDGDASFRRFLSAEVTVTNLKTALKLRRIKELSREERERFFVLGGAISRDRFLTLADPQTSVADVAGTRVLGIDLSGTENLLEMERLIDRGFQKMAAQMLLGDQLGLDVVIGYLTKKAAEVANLRVIAHARQLELPADVARQEIVHV, from the coding sequence ATGGGTGATTTTTCGTATATCAACGCCCGGGTCAAGGTTATGAAATCACAGCTGCTGCCCCCGTCGCGCATCGAGGAGCTGCTGGCGGCGCCGGACGTCGGCGCGATCATCCAGGGTCTCGGCGATACCCCGTACAACGTGGAGCTGCAGGAGGCGCTGAGCCGGTTCACCGGCGTGCGCGCCGTCGATGAGGCGCTGTCGCAAAATTTCTACCACGCCAGCCGCCGCATCCTGAGCTTCGCCGACGGCGCGGAGCGCCGTCAGATCGAGGTCGTGCTGCTGCGCTACGATCTCCAGAACATCCGCGCGATCGTGCGGGGCCGGCACACCGGCAAGAGCGACGATGAGATCCTCGCCACGCTGTATCCGGGGGGATCGCTCAGCGAGGTCCGGTTGCGGGAGCTGCTCCAGCAGCCCGACCTGCGCGCCATCGCCGACACGCTGCAGACCTGGATGCATCCCCTGGGGCGGGCGCTGCGCGAAGGCGTGGACGCCGCGCAGCGCAGCGGTAGCCTGCTTGATATCGAGCTGGCGCTCGACCGGGCCTACGCCCAGTACGGGTACCGCGTGGCCGACGGGGAAGGCGACGGCGACGCGAGCTTCCGCCGGTTTCTGAGCGCCGAGGTCACCGTGACGAACCTGAAGACGGCGCTCAAGCTCCGGCGGATCAAAGAGCTGTCCCGCGAGGAGCGGGAGCGGTTCTTCGTCCTGGGCGGGGCGATCTCGCGGGATCGATTTCTCACGCTCGCCGACCCGCAGACCAGCGTCGCCGACGTGGCCGGCACCAGGGTGCTGGGGATCGACCTGTCGGGCACGGAGAATCTGCTGGAGATGGAACGCCTGATCGACCGGGGATTTCAGAAGATGGCGGCGCAGATGCTGCTCGGCGATCAGCTCGGCCTGGACGTCGTGATCGGGTACCTCACGAAGAAGGCCGCCGAGGTGGCCAACCTTCGGGTGATCGCGCACGCCCGGCAGCTCGAGCTCCCGGCCGACGTCGCGCGGCAGGAGATCGTGCATGTATAA
- a CDS encoding V-type ATP synthase subunit D yields the protein MAETISPTRMNLLQRQNQVKLAQQGVDLLKKKRDALVADFFNIVRRALAAREKLTKSAEESYTLLGLAKAVEGRETLEAAALGDPRRLEVGIDTKNVWGTRIPTIVADGVHRTPLARNADPAAVSARTIESADRFEDVVAALLDVAGTEITLRKIGEEIKKTTRRVNALEQVVIPRIRGEIRYIRDVLEQRAREDVFRLKRIKQKLEGASKH from the coding sequence ATGGCTGAGACGATCAGCCCAACCCGGATGAATCTCCTGCAGCGCCAGAACCAGGTCAAACTGGCGCAGCAGGGCGTCGATCTCCTGAAGAAAAAGCGGGATGCGCTCGTGGCCGACTTTTTCAACATCGTGCGGCGGGCGCTCGCCGCCCGCGAGAAGCTGACGAAGTCCGCCGAGGAGTCGTACACGCTGCTGGGGCTGGCGAAAGCGGTGGAAGGGCGCGAAACGCTCGAGGCCGCGGCCCTCGGCGATCCGCGCCGGCTCGAGGTGGGCATCGATACCAAGAACGTGTGGGGCACGCGGATCCCCACGATCGTCGCGGACGGCGTTCACCGGACGCCGCTGGCGCGCAACGCCGACCCCGCCGCCGTATCGGCGCGCACGATCGAAAGCGCGGACCGGTTCGAAGACGTCGTGGCCGCCCTGCTGGATGTCGCCGGGACCGAAATTACCCTGCGCAAGATCGGTGAAGAGATCAAGAAGACCACGCGGCGGGTCAACGCGCTCGAACAAGTGGTGATCCCGCGTATTCGGGGCGAAATCCGGTACATCCGCGACGTGCTCGAGCAACGTGCGCGGGAGGACGTGTTTCGGTTGAAGCGGATCAAGCAGAAGTTGGAGGGCGCGTCCAAGCACTGA